In the genome of Massilibacillus massiliensis, one region contains:
- the groES gene encoding co-chaperone GroES: protein MIKPLGDRVVIEVVAGDLKTASGIVLPDTAKEKPQEGTVIAVGTGKVSDNGTRIALDVKAGDKIIFSKYAGTEVKADGKEYLIVSERDILAIIA from the coding sequence ATGATTAAGCCATTAGGCGACAGAGTTGTCATCGAAGTTGTAGCAGGTGATTTAAAAACTGCAAGTGGTATCGTGTTACCGGATACTGCGAAAGAAAAACCTCAAGAGGGTACCGTTATAGCTGTTGGTACAGGTAAAGTTTCAGATAACGGCACTCGTATAGCACTTGATGTGAAAGCTGGCGACAAGATTATTTTCTCCAAATATGCTGGAACTGAAGTAAAAGCTGATGGTAAAGAATATTTAATCGTTAGCGAAAGAGATATTTTAGCGATTATCGCGTAA